The Pseudanabaena sp. BC1403 genome has a window encoding:
- a CDS encoding Acg family FMN-binding oxidoreductase — translation MNRTKFIGIVGGSIITTVATGYLLSDKSNLLRKDIKLIDSSNVTLKPDEAEILHLASLASSAHNAQPWFVQYLKPYNWIIGNDKSKWLPAVDPTQRETILSIGAFIQNLEYAASSFGYICHWNLLAKTNQDEQVVSVKLNKIESKNPFDISKIKERRTVRSNFLNDELKTEDLQYLMNLESEFMHYLPAVSKEGQFINEGTIVANRIQTYRDPAQQELSDWIRFSTKDAEKYRDGLTTASMEIEGFSGWIVRNFYNKDSVMNKDFREVGLNKVKQQVSESAGWILITSKDNSVATLLETGRRMERIFLKVREKNIAIHPMTQILEESSTRQELNQAIGISENIQFILRVGYLKDYPQPVSLRRPVDWFIRST, via the coding sequence ATGAATAGAACAAAATTCATTGGCATTGTTGGAGGCTCAATCATTACCACCGTGGCAACAGGTTACTTACTAAGCGATAAAAGCAATCTTTTAAGGAAGGATATTAAATTGATAGATTCTAGCAATGTAACCCTAAAACCAGACGAAGCTGAGATTTTGCATCTCGCATCCCTCGCATCCAGCGCTCACAATGCTCAGCCGTGGTTTGTCCAATACCTCAAACCCTATAACTGGATTATTGGCAACGATAAAAGTAAGTGGCTACCTGCCGTTGACCCAACTCAGCGAGAAACGATTTTATCAATTGGAGCGTTCATTCAAAATCTAGAATATGCTGCTAGCTCTTTTGGCTATATTTGCCACTGGAATTTGCTTGCTAAGACAAATCAGGACGAGCAAGTAGTGTCCGTAAAACTAAATAAAATAGAATCAAAAAATCCATTTGATATCTCCAAAATCAAAGAGCGCCGAACCGTGCGTTCTAATTTCTTAAATGATGAGCTAAAAACAGAAGATCTCCAATATCTTATGAATTTAGAATCAGAATTTATGCACTATCTGCCTGCTGTTAGCAAAGAAGGTCAATTTATCAACGAAGGAACCATAGTCGCCAATCGTATACAAACATACCGAGATCCCGCACAGCAGGAGTTATCCGACTGGATTAGATTTTCCACTAAGGATGCTGAGAAATATCGTGATGGACTGACCACAGCAAGCATGGAAATTGAAGGTTTTTCTGGTTGGATAGTACGCAATTTTTATAACAAAGATAGCGTGATGAATAAGGATTTCCGAGAGGTGGGTCTGAATAAGGTTAAGCAGCAAGTATCAGAATCGGCAGGTTGGATTCTAATTACCAGTAAGGATAATTCTGTCGCGACATTGCTGGAGACTGGGCGCAGAATGGAAAGAATTTTTTTAAAAGTACGAGAAAAGAATATTGCCATTCACCCAATGACTCAGATACTAGAAGAATCATCAACGCGACAAGAGCTAAATCAAGCGATCGGCATTAGCGAGAATATTCAATTTATTTTGCGAGTGGGTTATTTGAAGGATTATCCGCAGCCAGTTTCACTACGCCGCCCCGTTGATTGGTTTATACGATCAACGTGA
- a CDS encoding CPBP family intramembrane glutamic endopeptidase, with translation MKREKRSLNQIGFFLLYTFSISWLSWLIIIIGNRYFNALWYGEPLFWIPYAIGSWGAVISSYIIYRQFKEDFSEASFVKFVFGKKIDGKVWLIFGLFTIWRLLMIWLAFGINKPISILSIIINLPLLILLGGLEELGWRGILQPQLEKAINYLPSILIVGTIWSIWHLPLWMIKGTVQSSFPFGLYLFSGIILTASFTTLYKYTNNLLLCILSHAWFNGCIGLALYVGNNGTLQLDLNWKVFAVFSIELIVSIILGIAYSRKNPLVLNNDFKTRKRNLFDKKS, from the coding sequence ATGAAACGAGAAAAGCGATCGCTAAACCAAATTGGATTTTTTCTACTTTATACTTTTTCGATAAGTTGGCTCTCTTGGCTGATTATTATCATTGGGAACAGATATTTTAACGCTCTTTGGTATGGTGAGCCTTTATTTTGGATACCTTACGCGATCGGCAGTTGGGGAGCAGTCATTAGTTCCTACATTATTTATCGACAGTTCAAGGAAGATTTTAGCGAAGCATCTTTTGTTAAGTTTGTCTTTGGTAAAAAAATAGACGGAAAAGTATGGCTGATATTTGGATTATTTACAATTTGGCGTTTATTGATGATTTGGCTTGCTTTTGGTATCAATAAGCCTATCTCAATTCTCTCGATAATTATTAACTTACCACTGCTCATTCTTTTAGGTGGATTAGAAGAATTAGGTTGGCGGGGAATTTTACAACCTCAATTAGAAAAAGCAATTAATTACTTGCCCTCTATCCTTATAGTAGGAACTATTTGGAGTATATGGCATTTACCGCTATGGATGATCAAAGGGACAGTCCAAAGTTCATTTCCCTTTGGATTATATTTGTTTTCAGGAATAATTTTAACTGCTAGTTTTACAACTCTCTATAAATACACAAACAACTTATTGCTTTGTATCTTAAGCCATGCTTGGTTTAATGGATGTATTGGATTAGCTCTATATGTCGGAAATAATGGAACCTTACAGCTAGATTTGAATTGGAAAGTATTTGCAGTTTTTTCCATCGAACTAATAGTGTCTATCATTTTAGGAATCGCGTATAGCCGTAAGAATCCCCTTGTGTTAAACAATGATTTCAAAACCAGAAAAAGAAATTTATTTGACAAAAAATCATGA
- a CDS encoding CPBP family intramembrane glutamic endopeptidase → MNNSKLENRSPLKFFLLVYGLSIPLWIIETRIDVKGLPLDIPITDILAAFTPLIAASILTYKEEGYIGISNLFKRVLDFSRITKKIWYLPIALLPFLMYLLIYIVIHLIGLPLTTNFDVPFLSIPFLFCLFFIGAVAEEIGYMGYAIAPMQERFGALSASILIGIPWAVWHYPSIIQQGHKLTWIAWATLGTVAVRVLIVWIYNNTGESLFACILFHTLLNVGRPLFPRDGIHNPLVDYPEVHYSIMAITAVIVVFLWGSNTLNRYRYT, encoded by the coding sequence ATGAATAACAGCAAACTAGAAAATCGCTCACCCTTAAAATTCTTTCTACTTGTTTATGGGCTTTCGATCCCTTTATGGATAATTGAGACAAGAATTGACGTTAAAGGACTACCATTAGATATTCCCATAACAGATATATTAGCTGCATTTACACCATTGATAGCGGCTAGCATTCTCACTTACAAAGAAGAAGGATATATTGGTATTAGCAATCTGTTTAAGAGGGTTTTAGACTTTTCAAGAATTACAAAAAAGATATGGTACTTGCCGATCGCTTTGCTGCCATTTTTAATGTATTTATTGATATACATAGTAATTCACCTCATCGGATTACCGCTTACGACTAATTTTGATGTTCCTTTTCTTTCTATCCCTTTTCTTTTTTGTCTATTTTTTATCGGAGCCGTGGCAGAAGAAATTGGCTATATGGGTTATGCGATCGCTCCTATGCAAGAACGGTTTGGCGCTTTATCAGCAAGTATTCTTATCGGTATACCTTGGGCAGTATGGCATTACCCGTCAATAATTCAACAGGGACACAAACTAACTTGGATAGCTTGGGCAACTCTCGGTACTGTTGCTGTCAGAGTTCTGATTGTTTGGATTTATAACAACACAGGAGAAAGTTTATTTGCTTGCATCCTATTTCATACTTTGTTGAATGTAGGAAGACCTTTGTTCCCAAGAGATGGAATACATAATCCGTTGGTTGATTATCCAGAAGTTCACTATTCAATAATGGCAATTACTGCTGTTATTGTTGTCTTTCTATGGGGATCAAATACATTGAATCGATATAGATACACCTGA
- a CDS encoding CPBP family intramembrane glutamic endopeptidase, which translates to MDNSIFKKHSPIKFFLLVLLLSIPFWILAAMTRDLTEVLPIKLPISALMAFCPLLAAAILVYKEQNIQGVKELLKLSFDFQKIKDKKWYIPVLLLMPTIAALSYLYLKITGAILPEPPTPFLSVIIFFFVYFIGAIGEEVGWSGYVTEPLQNQHGAFKASIIIGFIWAIWHIIPYS; encoded by the coding sequence ATGGATAACAGTATATTTAAAAAACACTCACCTATAAAATTCTTTTTGTTGGTTTTGTTACTGTCAATTCCATTCTGGATATTGGCTGCTATGACTAGAGATTTAACTGAAGTACTGCCTATAAAGCTGCCAATAAGCGCATTAATGGCTTTTTGTCCTTTATTAGCGGCAGCAATTCTTGTTTATAAAGAACAAAATATTCAGGGAGTTAAAGAACTTTTAAAACTATCTTTCGACTTTCAAAAAATCAAAGACAAAAAATGGTATATACCAGTTCTTCTTCTCATGCCCACCATAGCAGCACTTTCTTATCTGTACTTGAAGATAACAGGAGCGATACTACCCGAACCGCCAACACCATTTCTATCTGTTATCATCTTTTTCTTTGTATATTTTATTGGTGCGATCGGCGAAGAAGTGGGTTGGAGCGGTTATGTTACCGAGCCTTTGCAAAACCAGCATGGGGCTTTTAAAGCTAGTATCATCATCGGTTTTATTTGGGCAATATGGCATATTATTCCCTATAGCTAA
- a CDS encoding AI-2E family transporter — MSQKSSSNPWQILSNSALLRFLLLFGCSWATVLLINYFYTTIALFTAASIFAVLLNYPVVWLSLYMPRKLAITVTFIGAVTLLLGLAMLIGLEVLNQGQSLLTQIRNTLNQPDLLPFLDSLKQLDIRQVIETLQTSLASGLGVVKSIFSSVLIGVFWAVISLYMLIDGEKLWKLSLRLLPVAYRDRFAKTFQQSFIGFLRGQLLLMLFLSGSSLLIFPFLGVNYALFLAIVLGLIDLIPGIGATLGITLVTLLVLASQGSEIALRVLIASIVLGQIQDNVVQPKVMGNVLELNPVLLFLSLFIGERMAGLLGVFLAIPIAGMIAAWMRSAKAEPNPVLEEVPEEIVEQ, encoded by the coding sequence ATGAGCCAGAAGTCATCTTCCAACCCGTGGCAAATCCTTAGTAACTCAGCCCTTCTACGCTTTCTGCTGCTGTTTGGCTGTAGTTGGGCTACGGTGTTGCTGATTAATTATTTTTATACTACGATCGCCCTCTTCACCGCAGCCAGTATCTTTGCGGTGCTACTAAATTATCCTGTGGTCTGGCTATCGCTTTATATGCCCAGAAAACTGGCAATTACAGTCACCTTTATCGGGGCAGTCACTTTATTGCTTGGTTTAGCCATGCTGATTGGTCTGGAAGTGTTAAATCAGGGACAGAGTTTGCTAACCCAGATTAGAAATACGTTGAACCAGCCAGATCTTTTACCATTTTTGGATTCCCTCAAGCAACTGGATATTAGACAAGTAATAGAAACGCTCCAAACGAGTTTAGCATCTGGTTTAGGAGTCGTTAAAAGTATCTTTTCTAGCGTCTTGATCGGGGTTTTTTGGGCGGTTATCAGCTTGTATATGCTGATTGACGGTGAAAAGCTGTGGAAATTATCGCTGCGGCTATTGCCAGTCGCCTACCGCGATCGCTTTGCTAAAACCTTTCAGCAAAGTTTTATCGGATTTTTACGCGGACAACTGCTGTTGATGCTGTTTCTCTCTGGCTCCTCCTTGCTAATTTTTCCATTTTTGGGGGTGAACTATGCCCTGTTTTTGGCGATCGTTCTTGGCTTAATCGATTTGATCCCCGGCATTGGAGCCACCTTGGGAATTACGCTAGTTACCCTTTTAGTCTTAGCCTCCCAAGGAAGTGAGATCGCCTTAAGAGTGTTGATTGCCAGCATCGTGTTAGGTCAAATTCAGGATAACGTAGTGCAACCGAAAGTAATGGGCAATGTCCTAGAGTTAAATCCTGTGCTGCTATTTCTATCGCTGTTTATTGGCGAACGAATGGCTGGATTATTGGGCGTTTTTCTTGCCATTCCGATCGCTGGTATGATTGCCGCATGGATGAGATCAGCCAAAGCAGAACCAAATCCAGTTTTGGAAGAAGTTCCAGAGGAAATTGTCGAACAATAG
- a CDS encoding mechanosensitive ion channel family protein, whose translation MNNRQNQIKISFWGKQFRNAGLLIILLVSAIALSLFLNSTPIAWGQSELLNLNKLISGRYNSNSNIANVDSAPVKLDGYQLFLLAAPSVNQKFPLEQRVKGIEEELNRVANSNFDPNTLQVTTSLDEKSDQSVINIDNRYLMTVTTLDAQIHGGDPIQWANSLTRIIGDALIRAHQERQPTFLRDRSLSALGLFIAAIATNRLITKLEKYLKKRKQVVESQIDDQLDAKLDVVPLNELQQQLSLKQQFNLDDLQQRILQIVQIGIIGSSVFVILGLFPCTRWLQSFIISTPLQVLGIILVAYVLIRISNLLIARFAMIIKEKDFMMLKPSQRLELRVSTITQVLTNVVAIFWVCAASLMALSVIGVDLIPLLAGAGIVGLAISFAAQGLIKDIINGFLIILEDQYAVGDVIMVGTLGGLVEKMNLRITQIRNNEGQLITIPNSAISIVQNLSKDWARVDLTIQISYETDPDRAFAVLQKLSQEIYAEPEWRSKILELPEVLGIDELQHSGMLIRIWIKTQPLQQWAVGREFRRRLQMVMQKEGIAIGIPRQALLLNKEFNQDSFKGISS comes from the coding sequence ATGAATAATCGTCAAAATCAAATCAAAATAAGCTTTTGGGGAAAGCAGTTTCGTAATGCTGGTCTATTGATTATTCTCTTAGTTAGCGCGATCGCCCTATCCCTATTCTTAAATTCTACTCCGATCGCATGGGGACAATCTGAACTATTAAACTTAAACAAACTGATATCTGGACGCTATAATTCCAATTCCAATATTGCCAATGTTGATAGCGCACCTGTTAAATTAGATGGTTATCAATTGTTCCTGCTGGCGGCTCCCTCAGTTAACCAAAAGTTTCCCCTTGAGCAACGAGTAAAAGGGATTGAGGAAGAACTAAATCGTGTGGCTAATAGCAATTTTGATCCTAATACCTTGCAAGTAACAACGAGTCTTGATGAAAAAAGTGATCAATCTGTAATTAACATTGACAATCGATATTTAATGACTGTCACCACCCTTGATGCTCAAATACATGGAGGAGATCCGATTCAATGGGCTAATTCTCTAACGCGAATTATCGGTGATGCATTGATTAGAGCGCATCAGGAACGTCAACCAACATTCCTACGCGATCGCAGTTTATCAGCATTAGGACTTTTTATTGCGGCAATTGCGACTAATCGCCTGATTACAAAATTGGAAAAATATTTAAAAAAACGCAAGCAAGTAGTGGAATCGCAAATTGATGATCAATTAGATGCAAAACTTGATGTAGTCCCCCTTAACGAATTGCAGCAACAACTATCTCTGAAGCAACAGTTTAATCTCGACGATCTCCAGCAGCGAATCTTGCAAATTGTGCAAATCGGGATTATCGGAAGCAGTGTTTTTGTGATTTTAGGGTTATTCCCTTGTACGCGCTGGCTCCAATCTTTTATTATCTCAACGCCTCTGCAAGTATTAGGAATTATCTTAGTCGCCTATGTCTTAATCCGTATTAGTAATCTTCTAATTGCTCGCTTTGCGATGATTATCAAAGAGAAGGATTTTATGATGTTGAAACCCTCTCAACGCTTGGAATTAAGAGTATCTACAATCACTCAAGTTTTAACAAATGTCGTCGCTATTTTTTGGGTTTGCGCTGCAAGTTTGATGGCACTATCTGTAATTGGAGTTGACTTAATCCCTCTACTAGCAGGTGCGGGAATTGTCGGCTTAGCGATTTCATTTGCAGCACAAGGATTGATTAAAGATATCATCAATGGATTTTTGATTATTTTAGAAGATCAATATGCGGTCGGTGATGTAATTATGGTGGGAACTTTAGGCGGTTTAGTCGAAAAAATGAATCTACGGATTACCCAAATTCGCAATAATGAAGGACAGCTAATTACTATTCCTAACAGCGCGATCTCGATCGTTCAGAATTTATCGAAGGACTGGGCAAGAGTCGATCTCACGATCCAAATATCCTATGAAACTGATCCCGATCGCGCCTTTGCAGTTTTACAAAAATTATCTCAGGAAATTTATGCTGAACCTGAATGGCGATCGAAAATTTTAGAACTGCCAGAAGTCTTAGGTATTGACGAGCTTCAACATTCAGGAATGTTGATCCGCATTTGGATCAAGACTCAACCGCTTCAGCAATGGGCTGTTGGTCGAGAGTTTCGCCGCCGCCTGCAAATGGTAATGCAAAAAGAAGGAATTGCGATCGGTATACCCCGTCAAGCACTTTTGCTAAATAAAGAGTTTAATCAAGATAGTTTCAAGGGCATCTCATCATGA
- a CDS encoding ATP-binding cassette domain-containing protein: MVSIYTQSNSIALSQELPPIHIQGLYKHYGKTAAVRGIDLDINRGELFGLIGPDGAGKTTIFHILGGVMEATAGKVQILGQTPRKVRNSIGYLTQQFSLYLDLSVDENLRYSASLRQVSDRRFQQQRQKYLKLMQLDRFGDRLAGKLSGGMKQKLALCCALISEPKVLLLDEPTTGVDTVARREFWDILAGLTAQGITIIVATPDLDEAERCDRIALLYDGQIKQMGTPKQLKDALNLHRLEIYTSELAKADRLLLDVVESSDGNTSSQIVDVQVLGDRIDVLVREPEMGEAEVRSLFAAAQIPDPTIRQSEPTLENVFMNLIRSQGAIPKFVVFPRQRLVEQITNPADAAIAIHARQLNRTFGNFRAVQNLNLEIRYGEVYGLLGANGAGKTTAIKMLCGLLPISSGEISLGGEKGNLRSADLRQRIGYMSQKFTLYDDLTIIENLEFYSGVYGIPPRQQRQKIAWVLEICGLEGQEKLMTGSLPGGWKQRVAFGASVMHEPEILFLDEPTSGVDVLARKQFWQLINDFARNGTAILVTTHYMNEAEQCNRMCFMVSGRKVAEGSASEIKAAQVGQLFEIGVAQVQDSYELLRTQFEPWRISIFGDRLHVVLDEPDREILQLRSLMHSANLEIHDMQIIPFSLEDAFIGEVQRAGGAPP; encoded by the coding sequence ATGGTGTCTATCTATACCCAAAGTAACTCGATCGCTTTGTCACAGGAATTACCTCCGATCCACATACAGGGACTGTACAAGCATTATGGCAAAACTGCGGCTGTGCGCGGCATTGATCTGGATATCAATCGTGGCGAACTCTTTGGTTTGATTGGACCTGATGGAGCAGGCAAAACGACAATCTTCCATATTCTCGGTGGCGTAATGGAAGCTACCGCAGGCAAAGTCCAAATCCTTGGTCAAACTCCGCGAAAAGTCCGCAATTCAATTGGTTACTTAACTCAGCAATTTTCACTGTATTTGGATTTGAGTGTCGATGAGAATCTGCGCTATAGTGCCAGTCTCCGCCAAGTTAGCGATCGCCGATTTCAGCAACAACGTCAGAAATATCTGAAACTGATGCAACTCGATCGCTTTGGCGATCGCCTTGCGGGAAAGCTGTCTGGTGGCATGAAACAGAAGTTAGCCCTTTGTTGTGCGTTGATTTCGGAACCGAAAGTGTTACTTCTTGATGAGCCAACTACGGGAGTTGATACGGTCGCAAGGCGGGAGTTTTGGGATATTTTGGCAGGGTTGACCGCGCAGGGGATCACCATTATCGTGGCGACACCTGATTTAGATGAAGCCGAACGCTGCGATCGCATTGCTTTGTTATACGACGGTCAGATCAAACAGATGGGAACTCCTAAGCAGTTAAAGGATGCTCTCAATCTTCACCGTCTAGAAATTTATACATCGGAATTAGCGAAAGCCGATCGCTTACTATTGGATGTGGTGGAATCTTCTGATGGCAATACTAGTAGCCAAATTGTCGATGTTCAGGTTTTAGGCGATCGCATTGATGTGTTAGTGCGTGAACCAGAGATGGGAGAAGCGGAAGTGCGATCGCTTTTTGCTGCGGCACAAATTCCCGATCCCACCATTCGCCAATCGGAACCAACCTTAGAAAATGTATTTATGAATCTGATTCGTAGTCAGGGCGCGATCCCTAAGTTCGTGGTCTTTCCACGACAGCGACTGGTTGAGCAGATCACCAATCCTGCTGATGCAGCGATCGCCATCCATGCACGGCAGCTTAATCGTACTTTTGGCAACTTTCGCGCTGTGCAAAATCTCAATTTAGAGATTCGCTATGGTGAGGTCTATGGACTACTCGGAGCCAATGGAGCAGGAAAAACAACAGCGATCAAAATGCTCTGTGGTTTATTGCCAATAAGCTCTGGTGAGATTTCCTTGGGTGGAGAGAAGGGCAATTTACGCAGTGCTGATTTGCGCCAACGTATTGGCTATATGAGTCAAAAGTTTACGCTCTATGATGATTTGACGATTATCGAAAATCTTGAATTTTATAGCGGCGTTTATGGAATTCCACCAAGGCAACAACGCCAGAAAATTGCTTGGGTATTGGAGATTTGTGGATTGGAAGGACAGGAAAAACTGATGACGGGCAGTTTACCTGGGGGATGGAAACAGCGGGTTGCCTTTGGTGCATCGGTGATGCATGAACCAGAAATTTTGTTTTTGGATGAACCGACCTCTGGCGTGGATGTATTGGCGAGAAAACAGTTCTGGCAATTGATTAATGACTTCGCCCGCAATGGTACAGCAATATTAGTGACGACACACTATATGAATGAAGCCGAACAATGCAATCGTATGTGTTTTATGGTTTCGGGACGGAAGGTTGCTGAAGGCTCAGCAAGTGAGATTAAGGCGGCGCAAGTCGGACAACTATTTGAGATTGGTGTTGCACAGGTACAAGACAGTTATGAACTATTACGCACCCAGTTTGAGCCTTGGCGCATATCCATTTTTGGCGATCGCCTCCATGTGGTTTTAGACGAACCCGATCGCGAAATTCTGCAATTGCGATCGCTGATGCATTCAGCAAATCTGGAGATTCACGATATGCAGATTATTCCTTTTTCCTTAGAAGATGCCTTTATTGGTGAAGTGCAAAGGGCAGGAGGAGCGCCGCCATGA
- a CDS encoding ABC transporter permease has product MNRVMNQCLKELEQFRRDRLGVALAFILPFAALLIIGYAIRLEAKNIPLAIQDFDQTSLSRGFIERLYATNQFIAAPFHSASFPDGLDRGTAIAQITIPLGFANDAISGRGTNLQVVVDGSDVVNARVIKLSIAGVSQSWLQAVTGLESKAIGVVAQVRLWFNPGRQESLFIVPGAYGVILALFPPLLIAIALVREKEQGTILQLYATSLGAAELLLGKTLAYVLVGLGEAIILILSGYILFGVGFAGDPIPLIIGTPIFLMAGVQLGLAIAIFTSTQSAAVQGIGTIKVLTAFLLAGFLFPLNTVPFPFSIVSYAVPARYYIELCRDAFVRGSGWAGTWHLLLAMTLLAIAEFGLAWLGMRRMQLSD; this is encoded by the coding sequence ATGAATCGAGTAATGAATCAATGTCTTAAGGAATTGGAACAATTTCGGCGCGATCGCTTAGGAGTTGCCCTCGCGTTTATTTTGCCCTTCGCCGCATTGCTGATCATCGGCTATGCGATCCGTTTAGAAGCCAAAAATATTCCCCTTGCAATTCAGGACTTCGATCAAACCTCGCTCAGTCGTGGCTTTATTGAGCGCCTCTATGCCACCAATCAGTTTATTGCCGCACCATTTCATAGCGCCTCTTTTCCCGATGGACTCGATCGCGGTACGGCGATAGCTCAAATTACGATCCCCCTAGGATTTGCCAATGATGCCATTTCAGGTCGGGGTACGAATCTGCAAGTGGTGGTTGATGGTAGTGACGTGGTGAATGCAAGGGTGATTAAACTCAGCATTGCGGGTGTTAGTCAGTCGTGGCTGCAAGCAGTCACGGGTTTGGAGTCCAAGGCGATCGGGGTTGTTGCACAGGTGCGCCTCTGGTTTAACCCCGGCCGACAAGAATCCCTCTTTATTGTCCCTGGAGCCTACGGCGTAATTCTGGCATTATTTCCGCCCTTGTTAATTGCGATCGCCCTCGTCCGTGAAAAGGAACAAGGCACAATTCTGCAACTCTATGCCACGAGCCTTGGAGCCGCCGAATTACTATTGGGCAAAACCCTTGCCTATGTGTTGGTAGGGCTTGGTGAAGCGATTATTCTAATCCTCAGTGGCTATATTCTCTTTGGCGTGGGCTTTGCTGGCGATCCCATCCCTCTGATTATCGGCACACCCATATTTTTGATGGCAGGGGTGCAGTTAGGTTTAGCGATCGCTATTTTTACCTCAACCCAAAGTGCGGCGGTGCAGGGCATTGGCACGATCAAGGTTTTGACAGCTTTTCTCTTAGCAGGATTCCTATTTCCTCTCAATACTGTGCCATTCCCCTTCTCGATTGTGTCCTATGCCGTACCTGCCCGCTACTATATCGAGCTTTGTCGCGATGCCTTTGTACGTGGATCTGGCTGGGCTGGCACATGGCATTTACTCCTCGCCATGACGCTATTAGCGATCGCGGAGTTTGGTTTGGCTTGGTTAGGAATGCGCCGAATGCAATTATCCGATTGA
- a CDS encoding ABC transporter permease, translated as MAFTPRHDAISDRGVWFGLVRNAPNAIIRLKDFSMMFIFGLDRLWAHLWDRRLRALLIKETTELLRNRQLVGFLTIAPIITMIIFGYVLNSDVANLKLSILDQNKVTISRELTDAFTANRVFLPTYHTDSQSQLSQQVGQGKADAGLVIPPNFSRDLLQTGSAEVQVVIDGINAYASGLAKGYIAQIVANFNANLLLDKQAIAFIDPAQLSQPQMTFRYNPGLVDSWFFVPGVIGTIMTLSCTLAAAVEAVREKDQGTLEQLLMTPVASTSILISKILPISILLTGTLLVCFATSHFVFQIPFRGNFLLFLLVSMLYIQIGVGIGLTISTLSKNKLQTILIGFFLNIPLILLSGALTAINSMPLFFRYVAEFNPLYHYLVIVRGILLKGVGLEVVWGNAIALLAFAAAILFVSASQYRKQLT; from the coding sequence ATGGCATTTACTCCTCGCCATGACGCTATTAGCGATCGCGGAGTTTGGTTTGGCTTGGTTAGGAATGCGCCGAATGCAATTATCCGATTGAAGGATTTCTCTATGATGTTTATTTTTGGATTAGATCGTCTATGGGCACATTTATGGGATCGTCGCCTCAGGGCGTTATTGATTAAGGAAACGACGGAACTACTTCGCAATCGTCAGTTAGTAGGATTTCTAACGATCGCGCCGATTATTACAATGATCATATTCGGTTATGTCCTCAACTCTGATGTTGCCAATTTAAAGCTGAGTATCCTCGATCAAAACAAAGTCACCATCAGCCGCGAGTTAACCGATGCCTTTACCGCCAATCGCGTATTTTTGCCAACTTATCACACCGATAGTCAATCCCAACTATCCCAGCAAGTTGGACAGGGCAAAGCCGATGCGGGACTGGTAATCCCGCCCAACTTCAGCCGTGATCTATTGCAAACGGGAAGTGCGGAAGTCCAAGTCGTCATTGATGGAATTAATGCCTATGCGTCAGGTTTAGCCAAAGGATATATCGCCCAAATCGTTGCTAACTTTAATGCCAATCTCCTGTTGGATAAACAAGCGATCGCCTTCATCGATCCCGCTCAACTAAGTCAACCGCAAATGACCTTCCGTTACAATCCTGGATTGGTTGATAGTTGGTTCTTTGTGCCTGGAGTAATTGGCACAATAATGACACTCAGTTGTACTCTAGCTGCTGCTGTGGAGGCAGTCCGCGAAAAGGATCAAGGTACATTGGAGCAGCTACTCATGACTCCTGTTGCCTCCACTTCCATTTTGATTTCTAAGATCTTGCCAATTTCCATTTTATTAACTGGTACATTGCTCGTCTGTTTTGCCACCAGTCATTTTGTATTTCAAATTCCCTTTCGCGGTAATTTTCTGCTATTCCTGCTAGTTTCTATGCTCTACATCCAAATCGGTGTGGGCATTGGGCTGACCATTTCCACCCTCTCCAAAAACAAATTACAAACGATTCTGATTGGCTTCTTTCTGAATATTCCTCTGATTCTTCTGTCGGGAGCATTGACCGCAATCAACAGTATGCCTCTCTTCTTTCGCTATGTGGCGGAGTTCAATCCCCTCTATCACTATCTGGTAATTGTACGCGGCATCCTGCTCAAAGGTGTGGGTCTAGAAGTTGTCTGGGGAAATGCGATCGCCCTACTCGCCTTTGCCGCCGCGATTCTATTTGTCAGTGCTAGTCAATATCGTAAGCAGCTTACCTAA